In a genomic window of Streptomyces koelreuteriae:
- a CDS encoding GNAT family N-acetyltransferase, giving the protein MNPEIRTFKDAGLLAHTTALRRVYADAFCAPPWNEDEAQAAEFAERLPVDVRRPGFIAALAFAGPEVIGFATAWTTLTPFPTDRCYPQAAAGLGPGHTADWLCGAREIDELAVRPDAHGTGLAGALLDAVTEDAPDGRSWLLTSAHAPRAMAFYRRQGWTQATHPSPDGKGIAVFLSPRHPARSLAVLPL; this is encoded by the coding sequence ATGAACCCAGAGATCAGGACCTTCAAGGACGCCGGGCTCCTCGCGCACACCACGGCCCTGCGCCGCGTCTACGCCGACGCCTTCTGCGCCCCGCCCTGGAACGAGGACGAGGCGCAGGCGGCCGAGTTCGCCGAGCGGCTCCCGGTGGACGTGCGGCGGCCGGGCTTCATCGCCGCGCTCGCCTTCGCCGGGCCGGAGGTCATCGGCTTCGCCACGGCCTGGACCACCCTCACCCCCTTCCCCACCGACCGCTGCTACCCCCAGGCCGCCGCCGGGCTGGGCCCCGGTCACACGGCCGACTGGCTGTGCGGCGCCCGGGAGATCGACGAACTCGCCGTCCGCCCCGACGCGCACGGCACCGGTCTCGCCGGCGCACTGCTGGACGCGGTCACCGAGGACGCCCCCGACGGCCGCTCCTGGCTGCTCACCTCCGCCCATGCGCCCCGGGCCATGGCCTTCTACCGCCGCCAGGGCTGGACCCAGGCCACCCACCCCTCCCCCGACGGCAAGGGCATCGCCGTCTTCCTGAGCCCTCGCCATCCGGCCCGCTCCCTGGCCGTCCTGCCGCTGTAG
- a CDS encoding antibiotic biosynthesis monooxygenase family protein — MAVTAQIDSARPVATLINVFTVTPDRQDELIELLARATEETMKHQSGFLHANFHASHDGERVINYAQWESEEHYRAMLANPEARVHMEQAAKIATDVQPRLFQVRSTHRRAQRPGEGRS, encoded by the coding sequence ATGGCCGTTACCGCACAGATCGACAGCGCACGCCCGGTGGCGACGCTCATCAACGTCTTCACCGTCACGCCCGACCGCCAGGACGAACTCATCGAGCTGCTCGCCCGCGCCACCGAGGAGACGATGAAGCACCAATCGGGCTTCCTCCATGCCAACTTCCACGCCTCCCACGATGGCGAGCGTGTCATCAACTACGCCCAGTGGGAGTCCGAGGAGCACTACCGCGCGATGCTGGCGAACCCGGAAGCCCGCGTCCACATGGAGCAGGCCGCGAAGATCGCGACGGACGTACAGCCACGTCTGTTCCAGGTGCGCTCCACGCATCGCCGGGCACAGCGACCCGGCGAGGGACGATCCTGA
- a CDS encoding class F sortase — MNRSAGSARVGGRRVPAALIAVATASLLLTACGGQDTSASQTSPGQNATAGAAGGATPGSGTGQAVAALDRSVPQEVSIPSLGVSSALETLGQSKDGVMTTPKNPDLAGWYEPGPTPGSQGPAVIAGHVTWNGADAVFKGLKTLTAGDKVEVKRQDGKTATFTVDRVEEYPKKEFPTLEVYKNLDHAGLRLVTCGGEFDADRHYYPNNVVVFASMTGVA; from the coding sequence GTGAACCGCTCGGCCGGGAGCGCACGGGTCGGGGGGCGACGCGTTCCCGCCGCCCTGATCGCCGTCGCCACCGCGTCCCTGCTGCTCACCGCCTGCGGGGGCCAGGACACGTCGGCCTCCCAGACGTCCCCGGGGCAGAACGCGACGGCCGGGGCGGCGGGCGGCGCGACACCGGGCTCGGGCACCGGCCAGGCGGTCGCCGCCCTGGACCGGTCCGTGCCGCAGGAGGTCAGCATCCCCTCCCTCGGGGTCTCCAGCGCCCTGGAGACCCTGGGGCAGAGCAAGGACGGGGTGATGACCACCCCCAAGAACCCGGACCTGGCGGGCTGGTACGAACCGGGACCCACCCCCGGCTCCCAGGGGCCCGCGGTGATCGCCGGGCATGTGACCTGGAACGGCGCGGACGCGGTCTTCAAGGGGCTGAAGACGTTGACGGCCGGCGACAAGGTCGAGGTGAAGCGCCAGGACGGGAAGACCGCCACCTTCACCGTGGACCGCGTCGAGGAGTATCCGAAGAAGGAGTTCCCCACGCTGGAGGTCTACAAGAACCTCGACCACGCGGGCCTCAGGCTGGTCACCTGCGGAGGTGAGTTCGACGCGGACCGGCACTACTACCCCAACAACGTCGTGGTGTTCGCCAGCATGACGGGCGTCGCGTAG
- a CDS encoding bifunctional 2-methylcitrate synthase/citrate synthase: protein MPIHRGLAGVVVDTTEISTVIQETNSLTYRGYPVQDLAAHRSFEEVAYLLWHGELPDEGQLRDFRARERALRPLDRTTSELLARLPQTCHPMDVLRTAVSFFGAEDPTEDDGGLAVNRAKSLTLLARLPTVVAADQRRRRGLAPIPPHPELGYAENFFHMCFGSVPDPDVVRCFEISLVLYAEHSFNASTFTARVVTSTLSDLYSAVTAAIGALKGPLHGGANEAVMHMLNEIGDPGHAEDWLTEALTGKRKIMGFGHRVYKAGDSRVPIMQDALDRLVSRAADPEVTRLATLHAALRHAMLTHKGIHPNLDYPAGLAYHLMGFDIPLFTPIFVMSRITGWTAHITEQLAHNALIRPLASYAGPDQRAVPAIG, encoded by the coding sequence ATGCCCATTCACCGCGGCCTCGCCGGTGTCGTCGTCGACACCACCGAGATCTCCACCGTCATCCAGGAGACCAACTCCCTCACCTACCGCGGCTATCCGGTCCAGGACCTGGCCGCCCACCGCTCCTTCGAGGAGGTCGCCTACCTCCTGTGGCACGGCGAACTCCCCGACGAGGGACAGCTCCGGGATTTCCGCGCCCGCGAACGCGCCCTGCGCCCCCTGGACCGCACCACCTCCGAGCTGCTGGCCCGGCTGCCCCAGACCTGCCACCCGATGGACGTCCTGCGCACCGCCGTCAGCTTCTTCGGCGCCGAGGACCCGACCGAGGACGACGGCGGTCTCGCCGTCAACCGGGCCAAGTCCCTGACCCTGCTGGCGAGACTGCCCACCGTGGTCGCCGCCGACCAGCGCAGGCGCCGCGGCCTCGCCCCGATCCCGCCGCATCCCGAACTCGGCTACGCCGAGAACTTCTTCCACATGTGCTTCGGCAGCGTCCCCGACCCCGATGTGGTGCGCTGCTTCGAGATCTCGCTCGTGCTCTACGCCGAACACAGCTTCAACGCCTCGACGTTCACCGCGCGCGTGGTCACCTCCACCCTCTCCGACCTCTACAGCGCGGTCACAGCGGCGATCGGCGCGCTCAAGGGCCCGCTGCACGGCGGCGCCAACGAAGCCGTGATGCACATGCTGAACGAGATCGGCGACCCTGGGCACGCCGAGGACTGGCTCACGGAAGCGCTGACGGGCAAGCGGAAGATCATGGGCTTCGGCCACCGGGTCTACAAGGCCGGCGACTCCCGCGTCCCGATCATGCAGGACGCCCTCGACCGCCTGGTCTCCCGTGCCGCCGACCCCGAGGTCACCCGTCTCGCCACCCTGCACGCGGCGCTCCGCCACGCCATGCTCACCCACAAGGGGATCCATCCGAACCTGGACTACCCGGCAGGCCTGGCCTACCACCTCATGGGGTTCGACATCCCCCTCTTCACACCGATCTTCGTGATGAGCCGCATCACCGGCTGGACGGCCCACATCACCGAACAGCTCGCCCACAACGCGCTGATCAGGCCCCTCGCGTCATACGCGGGACCGGATCAGCGCGCGGTACCGGCGATCGGCTAG
- the prpB gene encoding methylisocitrate lyase, whose amino-acid sequence MLHTRTTPAERRRALRERLGENRLLPMPGALNPLSARLIQDTGFEAAYLSGAVLAADLGLPDIGLTTSTEVAARAQQTTRVTDLPVLIDADTGFGEPMNAARTVQLMEDAGLAGLHLEDQVNPKRCGHLDGKSVVPREDMTRRVRAAVDARRDPDFLFMARTDARAVEGLDAAIDRAKAYVDAGADAIFPEALADEREFEAFRKAVPVPLLANMTEFGKGRLLDTRTLENLGYDIALYPVTLLRLAMGAVEDGLRTIAAEGTQESLLPRMQTRSRLYELLGYEDYSTFDSAVFDFTLPPGT is encoded by the coding sequence ATGCTGCACACCCGCACCACCCCCGCCGAACGCCGGCGAGCGCTCAGGGAGCGGCTCGGCGAGAACCGCCTGCTGCCCATGCCCGGCGCCCTCAACCCGCTCTCCGCCCGCCTCATCCAGGACACCGGCTTCGAGGCCGCCTACCTCTCCGGCGCCGTCCTCGCCGCCGACCTCGGCCTGCCCGACATCGGCTTGACCACATCGACCGAGGTCGCGGCACGCGCCCAGCAGACGACCCGGGTGACCGATCTGCCGGTTCTCATCGACGCCGACACCGGCTTCGGCGAACCGATGAACGCCGCCCGCACCGTCCAGTTGATGGAGGACGCGGGGCTGGCCGGCCTGCATCTGGAGGACCAGGTCAACCCCAAGCGCTGCGGCCACCTGGACGGCAAGTCGGTCGTCCCCCGGGAGGACATGACCCGCCGGGTCCGGGCCGCCGTGGACGCCCGACGCGACCCGGACTTCCTGTTCATGGCCCGCACCGACGCCCGGGCCGTCGAGGGCCTTGACGCGGCGATCGACCGAGCGAAGGCCTACGTCGACGCCGGAGCCGACGCGATCTTCCCCGAAGCCCTCGCCGACGAGCGGGAGTTCGAGGCGTTCCGCAAGGCGGTCCCGGTACCGCTGCTGGCCAACATGACCGAGTTCGGCAAGGGGCGCCTCCTCGACACGCGCACCCTGGAGAACCTCGGCTACGACATCGCCCTCTACCCGGTCACCCTGCTGCGCCTGGCCATGGGCGCCGTCGAGGACGGCCTGCGCACCATCGCGGCCGAGGGCACCCAGGAATCCCTGCTGCCCCGTATGCAGACGCGCTCCCGCCTCTACGAACTCCTCGGCTACGAGGACTACTCGACGTTCGACTCGGCCGTCTTCGACTTCACCCTCCCGCCCGGCACCTGA
- a CDS encoding MmgE/PrpD family protein, with protein MIEHHVRVHPSADRLAREDQLAWKLAAVATATGEPDADSAAMAVNRVIDNASVAVASLLRRPVAVARAQATAHRGATPGASVFGTGARVSPEWAAWANGTAVRELDFHDTYLAADYSHPGDNIPPLLAVAQHTGRTGADLLRGVIAAYELHVALVKGICLHRHRIDHVAHLSAATAGGLGALLRLPTETVYQAVQQAVHTTTATRQSRKGEISSWKAYAPAFAGKAAIEAVDRAMRGETSPSPIYEGEDGFLAWMLDGPGADYTVRLPEPGEPRRAILDTYTKEHSAEYQAQAIIDLARRLREKTGPLDQVRSVVLHTSHHTHQVIGSGANDPQKYDPTASRETLDHSVPYIFAVALEDGTWHHERSYAPERARRSGTVALWRKISTVEDPEWTRRYHDPDPDRRAFGGRAVITLDDGSVIEDELAVADAHPAGARPFDRPAYTAKFRTLAEGIVAPAGQDRFLAAAERLAELGSADLDGLFPAVDVRAVGDVDANLPKGLF; from the coding sequence GTGATCGAGCACCACGTCCGCGTCCACCCCAGCGCCGACCGGCTGGCCCGCGAGGACCAGCTCGCCTGGAAACTGGCCGCCGTGGCCACGGCCACCGGGGAACCGGACGCCGACAGCGCCGCCATGGCCGTCAACCGGGTCATCGACAACGCCTCCGTGGCCGTGGCCTCCCTGCTGCGCCGCCCGGTGGCCGTCGCCCGCGCCCAGGCCACCGCCCACCGCGGGGCGACCCCCGGCGCCTCCGTCTTCGGTACCGGCGCCCGCGTCTCCCCCGAGTGGGCCGCCTGGGCCAACGGAACGGCCGTGCGCGAGCTGGACTTCCACGACACCTATCTCGCTGCCGACTACTCCCACCCCGGCGACAACATCCCGCCCCTGCTAGCCGTAGCCCAGCACACCGGCCGTACGGGCGCCGACCTGCTGCGCGGTGTCATCGCCGCCTACGAGCTCCATGTCGCCCTGGTGAAGGGCATCTGCCTGCACCGGCACCGCATCGACCACGTGGCCCACCTCAGCGCCGCCACCGCCGGCGGCCTGGGCGCGCTGCTCCGGCTGCCGACGGAGACGGTGTACCAGGCGGTGCAGCAGGCCGTGCACACCACGACCGCCACCCGGCAGTCCCGCAAGGGCGAGATCTCCAGCTGGAAGGCGTACGCCCCGGCCTTCGCCGGCAAGGCCGCCATCGAGGCCGTCGACCGGGCGATGCGCGGCGAGACCTCACCCTCCCCGATCTACGAGGGCGAGGACGGCTTCCTCGCCTGGATGCTCGACGGCCCCGGCGCCGACTACACCGTCCGGCTCCCCGAACCCGGCGAGCCGCGCCGGGCGATCCTCGACACGTACACCAAGGAGCACTCCGCCGAGTACCAGGCGCAGGCGATCATCGACCTGGCGCGGCGACTGCGGGAGAAGACCGGCCCGCTGGACCAGGTGCGCTCGGTGGTCCTGCACACCAGCCACCACACCCACCAGGTGATCGGCTCCGGTGCGAACGATCCGCAGAAGTACGACCCCACCGCCAGCCGCGAGACCCTCGACCACTCCGTGCCGTACATCTTCGCCGTCGCCCTGGAGGACGGCACCTGGCACCACGAGCGCTCCTACGCACCCGAGCGCGCTCGTCGCTCCGGGACCGTCGCGCTGTGGCGGAAGATCAGCACGGTCGAGGACCCGGAGTGGACCCGCCGTTATCACGACCCCGACCCGGACCGCCGGGCCTTCGGCGGCCGCGCGGTCATCACCCTCGACGACGGATCGGTGATCGAGGACGAACTGGCCGTCGCCGACGCCCACCCGGCCGGCGCCCGCCCCTTCGACCGCCCCGCCTACACGGCCAAGTTCCGCACCCTCGCCGAGGGGATCGTCGCGCCCGCGGGCCAGGACCGTTTCCTGGCCGCCGCCGAGCGCCTCGCCGAGCTGGGCTCCGCCGACCTCGACGGGCTGTTCCCGGCCGTGGACGTCCGGGCCGTCGGCGACGTCGACGCGAACCTGCCGAAGGGCCTGTTCTGA
- a CDS encoding short-chain fatty acyl-CoA regulator family protein, producing the protein MSRGPSGRKVYAHAKLRRLRREHGMNQVDMARALGISTSYANQIEQSQRPLTAPVLLRIAEVFGVDTEFFSEAAEDRLAADLRAALADEACGVPLPAAEDVTEAARDHPEVARALVALHRRYRDAAEQAAALAVPGSGTGAALPPVEPHDEVRDFFYAHHNHFEPLDTEAERAAAAMELRPGRAADPLITRLAARHGVRVVQTAAGRSADARRYDPDTGLLFLSPWLSDGQRAFQLATQLALLEHGPLLDRLAGGATEPTSPESSALARIGLANYFAGALLMPYTLFHTAAEEVRYDVELLSARFGVGFETVCHRLSTLQRTGRRGVPFSFLRVDRAGNISKRQSASDFHFSRLGGTCPLWTVYEAFSSPGRILTQVAEMPDGKRYFWIARTITRGGFGHHAPRAEFAVALGCELRHAHRLVYAEGIALDDPRAATPIGLGCRICERRDCAQRARPPAGGRLAIDPDRRTYVPYPVETRTRRNPP; encoded by the coding sequence ATGTCCCGGGGACCGTCCGGCCGCAAGGTCTACGCCCATGCCAAGCTGCGCCGGCTGCGCCGCGAGCACGGCATGAACCAGGTCGACATGGCCCGCGCCCTCGGCATCTCGACCAGCTACGCGAACCAGATCGAGCAGAGCCAGCGTCCGTTGACGGCTCCGGTGCTGCTGCGGATCGCGGAGGTCTTCGGAGTGGACACCGAGTTCTTCTCCGAGGCGGCGGAGGACCGGCTGGCCGCCGATCTGCGGGCCGCGCTCGCCGACGAGGCGTGCGGGGTGCCGCTGCCCGCCGCCGAGGACGTCACCGAGGCCGCCCGCGACCATCCGGAGGTGGCCCGCGCCCTGGTCGCCCTGCACCGCCGCTACCGTGACGCCGCCGAACAGGCCGCGGCCCTCGCCGTACCCGGAAGCGGAACCGGAGCGGCGCTGCCGCCCGTGGAGCCGCACGACGAGGTGCGGGACTTCTTCTACGCCCACCACAACCACTTCGAGCCGCTGGACACCGAGGCCGAACGGGCCGCCGCGGCCATGGAGCTGCGCCCCGGCCGGGCCGCCGACCCCCTCATCACACGCCTGGCCGCACGGCACGGCGTGCGGGTCGTGCAGACCGCGGCGGGCCGCTCCGCCGACGCCCGTCGCTACGACCCCGACACCGGCCTGCTGTTCCTCTCCCCCTGGCTCAGCGACGGCCAGCGCGCCTTCCAGCTCGCCACCCAACTGGCCCTCCTGGAGCACGGCCCGCTGCTCGACCGACTCGCCGGCGGCGCCACGGAACCGACCTCGCCCGAGTCGTCCGCGCTGGCCCGCATCGGCCTCGCGAACTACTTCGCCGGTGCCCTGCTCATGCCGTACACCCTCTTCCACACGGCGGCGGAGGAGGTGCGCTACGACGTCGAGCTGCTGTCCGCACGCTTCGGCGTCGGCTTCGAGACGGTCTGCCACCGCCTGAGCACCCTCCAGCGGACCGGCCGCAGAGGCGTGCCGTTCTCTTTCCTGCGCGTCGACCGGGCCGGGAACATCTCCAAGCGCCAGTCCGCGTCCGACTTCCACTTCTCCCGACTGGGCGGCACCTGCCCGCTGTGGACGGTGTACGAGGCGTTCTCCTCGCCCGGGCGGATACTGACCCAGGTCGCCGAAATGCCGGATGGCAAGCGGTACTTCTGGATCGCCCGCACCATCACACGCGGCGGATTCGGCCACCACGCCCCGCGCGCCGAGTTCGCGGTCGCTCTGGGCTGCGAACTGCGGCACGCGCACCGGCTCGTCTACGCCGAGGGCATCGCCCTCGACGACCCGCGCGCCGCCACACCGATCGGCCTCGGCTGCCGGATCTGCGAGCGACGCGACTGCGCGCAGCGGGCCCGGCCCCCGGCCGGCGGGCGGCTGGCCATCGACCCCGACCGGCGCACCTATGTGCCGTACCCGGTGGAGACCCGTACGAGGAGGAACCCTCCGTGA
- a CDS encoding histidine phosphatase family protein, whose product MTSRVTLITPAMNASLRQARFDDGASIDAGGAQRAGAAGEFLPAAARVLVSPSVRCRETAAALGLDGAEAEELAGLDVGRWRGAVLDEVAAREPEAVARWLGDPASAPHGGESVEDVRARVARWLEACRDVDGRTLAVVEPDVVRAVVVHVLGAPSSAFWRLDVPPLTATTVSGRGGRWNLRLGDPLEGAEETRAASPGGS is encoded by the coding sequence GTGACCAGCCGTGTCACCCTCATCACTCCCGCGATGAACGCTTCGCTGCGGCAGGCCCGTTTCGACGACGGGGCCTCGATCGACGCGGGCGGTGCACAACGCGCGGGTGCCGCCGGCGAGTTCCTGCCCGCGGCGGCGCGGGTCCTGGTCTCGCCCAGTGTGCGCTGCCGGGAGACGGCGGCCGCGCTGGGCCTCGACGGTGCCGAGGCGGAGGAGCTCGCGGGTCTCGATGTGGGCCGCTGGCGCGGTGCCGTGCTCGACGAGGTGGCCGCGCGCGAGCCGGAGGCGGTGGCCCGGTGGCTCGGTGATCCCGCGTCGGCGCCGCACGGCGGGGAGTCCGTGGAGGATGTGCGCGCTCGTGTGGCGCGGTGGCTGGAGGCGTGCCGGGACGTGGACGGCCGTACGCTCGCGGTGGTCGAGCCGGACGTCGTACGGGCCGTGGTGGTGCATGTCCTGGGCGCGCCCTCGTCGGCCTTCTGGCGGCTCGACGTACCGCCGCTGACGGCCACGACGGTCAGTGGGCGCGGCGGCCGGTGGAATCTGCGGCTCGGGGACCCGTTGGAGGGGGCCGAGGAGACACGGGCGGC